The following are encoded together in the Zingiber officinale cultivar Zhangliang chromosome 8A, Zo_v1.1, whole genome shotgun sequence genome:
- the LOC122010371 gene encoding laccase-14-like, whose amino-acid sequence MDDQLIKGNKSIEAMGRQLTLVLVSLLCVALAADAAVVERIFHVKNLTISRLCERRVITAVNGSLPGPTLKVSEGDTVVVHVINDSPYNITIHWHGIFQKRSAWADGPNMITQCPIVPGNKYVYKFNVTEQEGTLWWHAHASSLRATVYGALVIRPRNASYPFPKPYREVPILLGEWWNANVVDVETQAFLSGGSLSNVSDAFTINGRPGHLYKCSKNHAYELEVVAGETYLLRIINSAVNNQLFFKIASHSFTVVAVDASYTNPYHTDVVVIAPGQTVDALMIADAPPSSYYMAARAYASAGLDGPPFDNTTTTAIVRYANSSNRPLRPSMPSMPAFDDTRTAHRFYTNLTGLLRPETPAVPLHVDERMFVAFGLGVSPCEPSQVLCNRSRGAITASMNNVSFQFPASISLLEAHYNGLDDGAVYTSDFPDNPPVMFDFTDAKLNTDPTLTALLYTEKGTRVKKVKYGATVEVVLQNTAMIGAENHPLHLHGFNFFVLAQGFGNYNNATAARDGYNLVDPQVRNTIAVPLRGWAVIRFVANNPGVWIMHCHLEQHLPLGLAMAFEVEDGTTPESVLPPPPSDFPTC is encoded by the exons ATGGATGATCAGTTAATCAAAGGCAACAAGTCAATTGAGGCCATGGGCAGACAACTGACTCTTGTACTCGTTTCTCTTCTCTGCGTTGCACTCGCAGCAGATGCTGCCGTGGTGGAGCGCATCTTCCAT GTGAAGAACTTGACGATCAGCCGGTTGTGCGAGAGAAGGGTCATCACTGCGGTGAACGGCAGCTTACCAGGTCCCACTCTTAAGGTTTCTGAAGGCGACACAGTAGTTGTTCATGTCATCAACGACTCCCCCTACAACATAACCATTCACTG GCATGGGATATTTCAGAAGCGAAGTGCGTGGGCGGACGGACCGAACATGATAACGCAGTGTCCCATCGTCCCCGGAAACAAATACGTGTACAAATTCAACGTGACGGAGCAGGAAGGCACGCTGTGGTGGCATGCACATGCCTCCTCTCTCCGCGCCACCGTCTACGGTGCGCTCGTCATCCGACCCCGGAACGCCTCTTACCCCTTCCCCAAACCCTACCGAGAAGTCCCCATTTTGCTCGGCGAGTGGTGGAATGCCAACGTGGTGGACGTCGAAACGCAGGCTTTCCTCTCCGGTGGCAGTCTGAGCAACGTCTCCGATGCGTTCACTATCAACGGGAGGCCAGGTCACCTGTACAAGTGTTCTAAAAATC ACGCCTACGAGCTTGAGGTCGTCGCCGGCGAGACGTACCTACTTCGCATCATCAACTCTGCAGTCAATAATCAGCTTTTCTTCAAGATCGCAAGCCACAGCTTCACTGTCGTCGCCGTCGATGCCAGTTATACCAACCCCTACCACACCGACGTGGTGGTCATAGCCCCCGGCCAGACTGTGGACGCCTTGATGATCGCCGATGCTCCTCCCTCGAGCTACTACATGGCCGCCCGAGCATATGCCAGCGCCGGCCTAGACGGCCCTCCTTTCGACAACACCACCACCACCGCTATTGTCCGCTATGCCAACTCCAGCAACCGGCCGTTACGTCCTTCGATGCCGAGCATGCCGGCGTTCGATGACACGCGGACGGCGCATCGGTTCTACACCAACTTAACCGGCCTTCTACGTCCGGAGACGCCCGCCGTACCTCTCCACGTCGACGAGCGCATGTTCGTCGCCTTCGGTTTGGGGGTCAGCCCGTGCGAGCCGAGCCAAGTGCTGTGCAACCGGAGTAGAGGTGCCATCACAGCCAGCATGAACAACGTCTCCTTCCAATTCCCCGCCTCCATATCGCTGCTGGAAGCTCACTACAACGGCCTCGACGACGGAGCTGTCTATACGTCTGATTTCCCAGACAATCCTCCGGTGATGTTTGACTTCACCGACGCGAAGCTCAACACCGACCCGACCTTGACCGCGCTTCTGTACACGGAGAAGGGGACGAGGGTGAAGAAAGTGAAGTACGGCGCGACAGTGGAGGTGGTGCTGCAGAACACGGCGATGATTGGGGCGGAGAACCACCCGCTGCACCTTCACGGGTTCAACTTCTTCGTGCTCGCGCAGGGCTTTGGAAACTACAATAATGCGACGGCGGCGCGGGACGGCTACAACTTGGTAGACCCGCAAGTGAGGAACACCATTGCAGTGCCGTTGAGGGGATGGGCCGTCATCAGGTTTGTGGCCAACAATCCAg gAGTGTGGATTATGCACTGCCATCTGGAGCAGCATTTGCCGCTAGGGTTAGCGATGGCGTTTGAGGTAGAGGATGGAACGACGCCGGAATCGGTTCTTCCTCCGCCTCCTTCGGATTTCCCGACGTGCTAG